A region from the Pungitius pungitius chromosome 16, fPunPun2.1, whole genome shotgun sequence genome encodes:
- the sipa1 gene encoding signal-induced proliferation-associated protein 1 isoform X1 produces the protein MQSDDLFIRKFRRQNMRPPIATVSFDPNREAGLVEWPPRREADGAEDDSLTPSRVGLPLRSVGRGHIMQRSNSDVTLGDLDSSGKAGGKAARVGGEKVGAGAQGDGGVLLHREYGSLSSLERQTQALVANAENQGPLSPNALRFKDPFLLLGLQGNPPEPDGFFRGLSLPAGDSPKPAKPPKPEGLSKKTKPPQIPQPGPYDNIGGGAWVRNFAHYDVQSILFDLTEAATNRDSIGRKKNITSGASAASQLRPLSQATPSSPAQGGGGNGVNADDPEQSLLLDEGDGNDNDLLLSCPHFRNETGGEEQVGLDQAQERRGLSSSLRTPNDAVSVLEEPRESHVQQQGKSNYFIEHADLGAHYYRKYFYMKEHQNFFGMDDRLGPVAISFRRDEKEGSSGAQYNYRIIFRTTEMKTLRGSILEESVPSAARHTTPRGLSPKRLLEFIMPELNLHCLRLASNSPKVRDTLLKLDEQGLNFQRKVGVMYCRAGQSSEEDMYNNESSGPAFEEFLDLLGERVRLKGWEKYRAQLDNKTDSTGTHSLYTRYQDYEIMFHVSTMLPYTANNTQQLLRKRHIGNDIVTIVFQEPGALPFTPKSIRSHFQHVFIIIQVHEPCTENTYYRVAVTRSKDMPLFGPLFPRGARFPSSLAFRDFLLAKAVNAENAAEKSEKFRSMATRTRQEYLKDLAENYVTTTPIDSSTKFPLLSLGGKRKDKLKGAKGAELHSAGALVWAVMVNGGEEAEAGELRLPCLLGVSAESVVLIERCTRRVVFNCSCRDVIGWKAVTETKEGGPCLDIFYERGESVSISVTESQAEDIREVVQRLELVTRGCEALEVTPLRDGVGQPGFLMNEEGFVTELQRFCYAESGGLQLWARVVRLCGHSLVHLSPEERTRLLRTAHKIHITVIPPDENGKPRRSFSELYQKAIKDVECTPGEDQSGEAWVLDEREEEEEEQQEEEQEEKEEKETQGGEIEEEEEAETKEEKLKAGGVDEADATGEQVAVGDGEGWSCDEGQSERGPGSLLTAPGLPLLRATSLQEQAAAQSPEGSDSQLTRSCSLERQPTYRDACDGHVNDHVGLKGECHIYANVCELRDATPDLILAVKPKVPREDQQFTAAEFGDDEASVSDSSSRLSCLDRAERNSRALSLHNSITKILSETTDSTEEEWQSIADLATACRSILEALSREDHRAGDPSQAGADLTDGRLKDSKDSDSPGHLEEKVSQLESMLKRLQDDLQKEKEDKAVLQAEVQSLRQNNQRLQEESQSTVARLIKVTELLCNVNKPC, from the exons ATGCAGTCAGATGACCTCTTCATCCGCAAGTTTCGCCGTCAGAACATGCGGCCGCCTATTGCCACTGTCAGCTTTGACCCCAACAGGGAAGCGGGTCTGGTGGAGTGGCCGCCAAGGAGGGAGGCGGACGGAGCTGAGGATGACAGCCTCACTCCGAGCCGCGTGGGGCTGCCGCTGAGGTCGGTGGGCCGCGGCCACATCATGCAGAGAAGTAACAGCGACGTAACCTTAGGGGACTTGGACTCCTCCGGGAAGGCCGGCGGTAAAGCAGCCCGGGTGGGCGGTGAGAAGGTGGGTGCCGGGGCCCAGGGGGACGGCGGGGTGCTGCTACACAGGGAATACGGCAGCCTGTCCTCACTTGAGAGACAGACCCAAGCACTGGTGGCAAACGCAGAAAACCAGGGGCCCCTGAGTCCAAACGCCCTGCGCTTCAAAGACCCTTTCCTGCTCCTGGGCCTGCAGGGCAACCCTCCGGAGCCGGATGGATTCTTTCGGGGTCTGTCTCTTCCCGCGGGGGACTCACCAAAGCCAGCCAAGCCACCAAAGCCCGAAGGACTAAGTAAGAAGACCAAACCCCCTCAGATCCCTCAACCAGGTCCATATGACAACATTGGGGGCGGGGCCTGGGTGAGGAACTTTGCCCACTACGACGTTCAGAGCATCCTGTTTGACCTCACCGAGGCAGCCACAAACAGAGACAGCATTGGACGGAAGAAAAATATCACCTCCGGGGCTTCAGCCGCCTCCCAGCTGCGCCCCCTGTCCCAAGCCACCCCGTCCTCTCCTGCACAGGGCGGGGGAGGCAACGGGGTGAACGCAGATGACCCCGAGCAGTCGCTGCTCCTGGACGAAGGGGATGGCAACGATAACGATCTGCTGCTCAGCTGCCCCCACTTCCGCAATGAGACGGGGGGAGAAGAGCAGGTGGGTCTCGATCAAGCCCAGGAGAGGCGCGGCCTATCGTCCAGCCTGAGAACCCCCAACGATGCAGTGTCGGTCCTGGAGGAGCCCAGAGAGAGTCACGTTCAGCAGCAGGGCAAGAGCAACTACTTCATAGAGCATGCAGATCTGGGAGCCCACTACTATCGCaaatatttctacatgaagG AACACCAGAATTTCTTCGGGATGGACGACCGCCTCGGCCCAGTGGCCATCAGTTTCCGTAGAGACGAGAAAGAAGGATCCAGCGGAGCTCAGTACAATTATAGAATCATCTTTCGCACCACAGAG ATGAAGACTCTGCGAGGTTCCATCTTGGAGGAGTCTGTGCCTTCTGCCGCTCGCCACACGACCCCCAGAGGCTTGTCTCCCAAGAGGCTGCTGGAGTTCATCATGCCTGAACTGAACCTGCACTGCCTTCGCTTGGCTTCGAATTCCCCCAAGGTCAGGGACACCCTGCTGAAGCTGGACGAACAGGGG CTGAACTTCCAGCGAAAGGTTGGGGTGATGTACTGCCGGGCCGGGCAGAGCTCAGAGGAAGACATGTACAACAACGAGAGCTCGGGCCCAGCATTCGAAGAGTTCCTGGATCTGCTCGGGGAGCGTGTGCGTCTGAAGGGATGGGAGAAATACAGAGCTCAGCTGGACAACAAGA CTGACTCAACTGGGACACACTCCCTCTACACGCGCTACCAGGACTACGAGATCATGTTTCACGTGTCGACCATGCTGCCCTACACCGCCAACAACACGCAACAG TTGCTGAGGAAGCGACACATCGGTAACGACATTGTGACGATCGTGTTCCAGGAGCCGGGGGCCCTGCCCTTCACCCCAAAGTCCATCCGCTCCCATTTCCAACAtgtcttcatcatcattcagGTCCATGAGCCCTGCACTGAAAACACCTATTACAG aGTGGCTGTGACACGCTCCAAAGACATGCCGTTATTTGGCCCGCTCTTCCCCAGGGGTGCCCGATTCCCTAGCTCCCTCGCTTTCAGGGACTTTCTCCTGGCGAAGGCCGTGAACGCCGAAAACGCGGCGGAGAAGTCCGAGAAGTTCCGGTCCATGGCCACGCGCACGCGGCAGGAATACCTGAAGGACCTGGCTGAAAACTATGTGACCACCACACCCATCGATTCCTCCACCAAgttcccccttctctctctggggGGTAAACGCAAAGACAAGCTGAAGGGCGCGAAAGGGGCCGAGCTGCACAGTGCCGGGGCGCTGGTGTGGGCTGTGATGGTCAACGGCGGAGAGGAAGCGGAGGCCGGAGAGCTCAGGCTCCCGTGTCTGCTGGGGGTGTCCGCGGAGTCGGTGGTGCTCATCGAGAGGTGCACGCGGCGGGTGGTGTTCAACTGCTCCTGTCGAGATGTCATCGGTTGGAAGGCGGTGACGGAGACTAAAGAGGGGGGGCCCTGCCTGGACATCTTCTACGAGCGCGGGGAGTCCGTGTCCATCAGCGTGACGGAGAGCCAGGCGGAGGATATACGGGAGGTGGTGCAGAGGCTCGAG CTGGTGACACGGGGCTGCGAGGCTCTCGAGGTCACCCCCCTGCGCGACGGCGTTGGGCAGCCCGGCTTCCTGATGAACGAGGAGGGCTTCGTGACGGAGCTGCAGCGGTTCTGCTACGCTGAAAGCGGAGGCCTGCAGCTGTGGGCCCGCGTGGTGCGACTGTGCGGACACTCGCTGGTTCACCTGAGCCCCGAGGAGAGGACCAGGCTGCTGCGCACCGCGCACAAGATCCACATCACCGTCATCCCACCCGACGAGAACGGCAAGCCACGCAG AAGCTTCTCCGAGCTCTACCAGAAAGCCATCAAGGATGTGGAGTGTACCCCCGGCGAGGATCAGTCTGGAGAGGCGTGGGTACTGgacgagagggaggaagaggaggaggagcagcaggaggaggagcaggaggagaaggaggagaaggagactcAAGGGGGGGAgattgaggaggaagaggaagcagaaaCAAAGGAGGAAAAGCTGAAGGCGGGTGGTGTCGACGAAGCGGACGCGACGGGGGAGCAGGTGGCGGTCGGAGACGGCGAAGGATGGTCGTGCGATGAGGGACAAAGTGAGAGAGGCCCCGGCTCGCTCCTCACTGCGCCCGGCTTGCCGTTGTTACGGGCCACTTCTCTGCAGGAGCAAGCAGCCGCTCAGAGCCCGGAGGGCAGCGACTCGCAGCTCACCCGCAGCTGCTCTTTGGAGAGGCAGCCGACCTACAGGGATGCGTGTGATGG GCACGTGAACGACCACGTGGGCCTGAAGGGAGAATGCCATATCTACGCCAATGTCTGCGAGCTGAGGGACGCCACACCTGATCTGATCCTGGCCGTCAAACCCAAAGTTCCCCGGGAGGACCAACAG TTCACGGCCGCCGAGTTTGGGGATGACGAAGCTTCAGTGAGTGACTCGTCTTCCCGGTTGTCGTGTTTAGACCGAGCAGAGAGAAATTCACGAGCCCTAAGTCTTCACAACTCCATCACCAAGA tccTCTCAGAGACGACAGATTCCACGGAGGAGGAGTGGCAGTCCATCGCTGACCTGGCCACGGCCTGCCGCAGCATCCTGGAGGCTTTGTCACGAGAGG ACCATCGAGCCGGAGACCCCTCACAAGCAGGAGCCGACCTGACAGACGGCAGGCTGAAGGACTCAAAGGACAG TGACTCTCCAGGccacctggaggagaaggtgtcCCAGCTGGAGTCCATGCTGAAGAGGCTGCAGGATGACCTGCAAAAG gagaaggaggacaagGCGGTGCTGCAGGCCGAGGTGCAGAGCCTCAGGCAGAACAACcagcggctgcaggaggagtcGCAGAGCACAGTGGCTCGCCTCATCAAAGTCACCGAGCTGCTGTGCAACGTCAACAAGCCCTGTTAG
- the sipa1 gene encoding signal-induced proliferation-associated protein 1 isoform X2, with translation MQSDDLFIRKFRRQNMRPPIATVSFDPNREAGLVEWPPRREADGAEDDSLTPSRVGLPLRSVGRGHIMQRSNSDVTLGDLDSSGKAGGKAARVGGEKVGAGAQGDGGVLLHREYGSLSSLERQTQALVANAENQGPLSPNALRFKDPFLLLGLQGNPPEPDGFFRGLSLPAGDSPKPAKPPKPEGLSKKTKPPQIPQPGPYDNIGGGAWVRNFAHYDVQSILFDLTEAATNRDSIGRKKNITSGASAASQLRPLSQATPSSPAQGGGGNGVNADDPEQSLLLDEGDGNDNDLLLSCPHFRNETGGEEQVGLDQAQERRGLSSSLRTPNDAVSVLEEPRESHVQQQGKSNYFIEHADLGAHYYRKYFYMKEHQNFFGMDDRLGPVAISFRRDEKEGSSGAQYNYRIIFRTTEMKTLRGSILEESVPSAARHTTPRGLSPKRLLEFIMPELNLHCLRLASNSPKVRDTLLKLDEQGLNFQRKVGVMYCRAGQSSEEDMYNNESSGPAFEEFLDLLGERVRLKGWEKYRAQLDNKTDSTGTHSLYTRYQDYEIMFHVSTMLPYTANNTQQLLRKRHIGNDIVTIVFQEPGALPFTPKSIRSHFQHVFIIIQVHEPCTENTYYRVAVTRSKDMPLFGPLFPRGARFPSSLAFRDFLLAKAVNAENAAEKSEKFRSMATRTRQEYLKDLAENYVTTTPIDSSTKFPLLSLGGKRKDKLKGAKGAELHSAGALVWAVMVNGGEEAEAGELRLPCLLGVSAESVVLIERCTRRVVFNCSCRDVIGWKAVTETKEGGPCLDIFYERGESVSISVTESQAEDIREVVQRLELVTRGCEALEVTPLRDGVGQPGFLMNEEGFVTELQRFCYAESGGLQLWARVVRLCGHSLVHLSPEERTRLLRTAHKIHITVIPPDENGKPRRSFSELYQKAIKDVECTPGEDQSGEAWVLDEREEEEEEQQEEEQEEKEEKETQGGEIEEEEEAETKEEKLKAGGVDEADATGEQVAVGDGEGWSCDEGQSERGPGSLLTAPGLPLLRATSLQEQAAAQSPEGSDSQLTRSCSLERQPTYRDACDGHVNDHVGLKGECHIYANVCELRDATPDLILAVKPKVPREDQQFTAAEFGDDEASVSDSSSRLSCLDRAERNSRALSLHNSITKILSETTDSTEEEWQSIADLATACRSILEALSREDHRAGDPSQAGADLTDGRLKDSKDSDSPGHLEEKVSQLESMLKRLQDDLQKFP, from the exons ATGCAGTCAGATGACCTCTTCATCCGCAAGTTTCGCCGTCAGAACATGCGGCCGCCTATTGCCACTGTCAGCTTTGACCCCAACAGGGAAGCGGGTCTGGTGGAGTGGCCGCCAAGGAGGGAGGCGGACGGAGCTGAGGATGACAGCCTCACTCCGAGCCGCGTGGGGCTGCCGCTGAGGTCGGTGGGCCGCGGCCACATCATGCAGAGAAGTAACAGCGACGTAACCTTAGGGGACTTGGACTCCTCCGGGAAGGCCGGCGGTAAAGCAGCCCGGGTGGGCGGTGAGAAGGTGGGTGCCGGGGCCCAGGGGGACGGCGGGGTGCTGCTACACAGGGAATACGGCAGCCTGTCCTCACTTGAGAGACAGACCCAAGCACTGGTGGCAAACGCAGAAAACCAGGGGCCCCTGAGTCCAAACGCCCTGCGCTTCAAAGACCCTTTCCTGCTCCTGGGCCTGCAGGGCAACCCTCCGGAGCCGGATGGATTCTTTCGGGGTCTGTCTCTTCCCGCGGGGGACTCACCAAAGCCAGCCAAGCCACCAAAGCCCGAAGGACTAAGTAAGAAGACCAAACCCCCTCAGATCCCTCAACCAGGTCCATATGACAACATTGGGGGCGGGGCCTGGGTGAGGAACTTTGCCCACTACGACGTTCAGAGCATCCTGTTTGACCTCACCGAGGCAGCCACAAACAGAGACAGCATTGGACGGAAGAAAAATATCACCTCCGGGGCTTCAGCCGCCTCCCAGCTGCGCCCCCTGTCCCAAGCCACCCCGTCCTCTCCTGCACAGGGCGGGGGAGGCAACGGGGTGAACGCAGATGACCCCGAGCAGTCGCTGCTCCTGGACGAAGGGGATGGCAACGATAACGATCTGCTGCTCAGCTGCCCCCACTTCCGCAATGAGACGGGGGGAGAAGAGCAGGTGGGTCTCGATCAAGCCCAGGAGAGGCGCGGCCTATCGTCCAGCCTGAGAACCCCCAACGATGCAGTGTCGGTCCTGGAGGAGCCCAGAGAGAGTCACGTTCAGCAGCAGGGCAAGAGCAACTACTTCATAGAGCATGCAGATCTGGGAGCCCACTACTATCGCaaatatttctacatgaagG AACACCAGAATTTCTTCGGGATGGACGACCGCCTCGGCCCAGTGGCCATCAGTTTCCGTAGAGACGAGAAAGAAGGATCCAGCGGAGCTCAGTACAATTATAGAATCATCTTTCGCACCACAGAG ATGAAGACTCTGCGAGGTTCCATCTTGGAGGAGTCTGTGCCTTCTGCCGCTCGCCACACGACCCCCAGAGGCTTGTCTCCCAAGAGGCTGCTGGAGTTCATCATGCCTGAACTGAACCTGCACTGCCTTCGCTTGGCTTCGAATTCCCCCAAGGTCAGGGACACCCTGCTGAAGCTGGACGAACAGGGG CTGAACTTCCAGCGAAAGGTTGGGGTGATGTACTGCCGGGCCGGGCAGAGCTCAGAGGAAGACATGTACAACAACGAGAGCTCGGGCCCAGCATTCGAAGAGTTCCTGGATCTGCTCGGGGAGCGTGTGCGTCTGAAGGGATGGGAGAAATACAGAGCTCAGCTGGACAACAAGA CTGACTCAACTGGGACACACTCCCTCTACACGCGCTACCAGGACTACGAGATCATGTTTCACGTGTCGACCATGCTGCCCTACACCGCCAACAACACGCAACAG TTGCTGAGGAAGCGACACATCGGTAACGACATTGTGACGATCGTGTTCCAGGAGCCGGGGGCCCTGCCCTTCACCCCAAAGTCCATCCGCTCCCATTTCCAACAtgtcttcatcatcattcagGTCCATGAGCCCTGCACTGAAAACACCTATTACAG aGTGGCTGTGACACGCTCCAAAGACATGCCGTTATTTGGCCCGCTCTTCCCCAGGGGTGCCCGATTCCCTAGCTCCCTCGCTTTCAGGGACTTTCTCCTGGCGAAGGCCGTGAACGCCGAAAACGCGGCGGAGAAGTCCGAGAAGTTCCGGTCCATGGCCACGCGCACGCGGCAGGAATACCTGAAGGACCTGGCTGAAAACTATGTGACCACCACACCCATCGATTCCTCCACCAAgttcccccttctctctctggggGGTAAACGCAAAGACAAGCTGAAGGGCGCGAAAGGGGCCGAGCTGCACAGTGCCGGGGCGCTGGTGTGGGCTGTGATGGTCAACGGCGGAGAGGAAGCGGAGGCCGGAGAGCTCAGGCTCCCGTGTCTGCTGGGGGTGTCCGCGGAGTCGGTGGTGCTCATCGAGAGGTGCACGCGGCGGGTGGTGTTCAACTGCTCCTGTCGAGATGTCATCGGTTGGAAGGCGGTGACGGAGACTAAAGAGGGGGGGCCCTGCCTGGACATCTTCTACGAGCGCGGGGAGTCCGTGTCCATCAGCGTGACGGAGAGCCAGGCGGAGGATATACGGGAGGTGGTGCAGAGGCTCGAG CTGGTGACACGGGGCTGCGAGGCTCTCGAGGTCACCCCCCTGCGCGACGGCGTTGGGCAGCCCGGCTTCCTGATGAACGAGGAGGGCTTCGTGACGGAGCTGCAGCGGTTCTGCTACGCTGAAAGCGGAGGCCTGCAGCTGTGGGCCCGCGTGGTGCGACTGTGCGGACACTCGCTGGTTCACCTGAGCCCCGAGGAGAGGACCAGGCTGCTGCGCACCGCGCACAAGATCCACATCACCGTCATCCCACCCGACGAGAACGGCAAGCCACGCAG AAGCTTCTCCGAGCTCTACCAGAAAGCCATCAAGGATGTGGAGTGTACCCCCGGCGAGGATCAGTCTGGAGAGGCGTGGGTACTGgacgagagggaggaagaggaggaggagcagcaggaggaggagcaggaggagaaggaggagaaggagactcAAGGGGGGGAgattgaggaggaagaggaagcagaaaCAAAGGAGGAAAAGCTGAAGGCGGGTGGTGTCGACGAAGCGGACGCGACGGGGGAGCAGGTGGCGGTCGGAGACGGCGAAGGATGGTCGTGCGATGAGGGACAAAGTGAGAGAGGCCCCGGCTCGCTCCTCACTGCGCCCGGCTTGCCGTTGTTACGGGCCACTTCTCTGCAGGAGCAAGCAGCCGCTCAGAGCCCGGAGGGCAGCGACTCGCAGCTCACCCGCAGCTGCTCTTTGGAGAGGCAGCCGACCTACAGGGATGCGTGTGATGG GCACGTGAACGACCACGTGGGCCTGAAGGGAGAATGCCATATCTACGCCAATGTCTGCGAGCTGAGGGACGCCACACCTGATCTGATCCTGGCCGTCAAACCCAAAGTTCCCCGGGAGGACCAACAG TTCACGGCCGCCGAGTTTGGGGATGACGAAGCTTCAGTGAGTGACTCGTCTTCCCGGTTGTCGTGTTTAGACCGAGCAGAGAGAAATTCACGAGCCCTAAGTCTTCACAACTCCATCACCAAGA tccTCTCAGAGACGACAGATTCCACGGAGGAGGAGTGGCAGTCCATCGCTGACCTGGCCACGGCCTGCCGCAGCATCCTGGAGGCTTTGTCACGAGAGG ACCATCGAGCCGGAGACCCCTCACAAGCAGGAGCCGACCTGACAGACGGCAGGCTGAAGGACTCAAAGGACAG TGACTCTCCAGGccacctggaggagaaggtgtcCCAGCTGGAGTCCATGCTGAAGAGGCTGCAGGATGACCTGCAAAAG TTTCCTTAA